One part of the Geitlerinema sp. PCC 9228 genome encodes these proteins:
- a CDS encoding SDR family oxidoreductase, which produces MQGKVAIVVGATGGIGSSVSRKLADAGANVVLSARNNNKLDELASEIPNSLPVAADITDPQQVESMVQKAAEQFGQIDILVNAAGAGILKQWVKLTPEDLDAMLDVNLKGSFYTSQAAAKVMRGRKSGHICNITGILGKHSMAMGSAYCASKFGAVGFSKCMAEELRRFGIKFTLFYFGGVDSPFWDNVGLKVDRSQMLSTETAANAIMYALSAEPQAVPMEINIQPDSHLFF; this is translated from the coding sequence ATGCAAGGCAAAGTAGCGATTGTGGTAGGGGCTACCGGTGGCATTGGTTCGTCGGTTAGCCGGAAACTGGCGGATGCTGGGGCAAATGTGGTTCTCAGTGCCAGAAACAACAACAAACTCGACGAACTGGCTAGCGAAATTCCCAACAGCTTGCCCGTTGCTGCCGATATCACCGACCCGCAGCAGGTGGAAAGCATGGTACAAAAAGCCGCAGAACAGTTTGGGCAAATTGACATTTTGGTCAACGCTGCGGGGGCTGGCATTTTGAAACAGTGGGTGAAACTGACCCCTGAGGATTTGGATGCCATGTTGGATGTCAACCTCAAAGGGAGTTTCTATACGAGCCAAGCGGCTGCTAAAGTAATGAGAGGGCGCAAATCCGGACATATTTGCAATATAACCGGCATTTTGGGCAAACATTCCATGGCAATGGGCAGTGCCTACTGTGCTTCCAAATTTGGTGCTGTGGGTTTTAGCAAATGTATGGCGGAAGAGTTGCGCCGCTTTGGGATTAAATTTACGTTATTTTATTTCGGTGGCGTGGATTCTCCTTTCTGGGATAATGTCGGTTTGAAGGTAGACCGTTCCCAAATGTTAAGTACGGAAACGGCGGCAAATGCGATTATGTATGCCTTGTCTGCGGAACCACAAGCTGTTCCCATGGAAATCAACATCCAGCCAGACAGTCATTTATTCTTCTAA
- the hppD gene encoding 4-hydroxyphenylpyruvate dioxygenase — translation MDIGYVHFYVKDAVFWRQWFQRRMAWRWLDSIANQYTHTELLHSGAVFVVFSMPKTQASSIFRSLQQFPPGVADVAFQVRDLDALLAKAVAAGARLLQPQQSSGGWKWAKLAGWGRLTHTVMERLSRPEKSVQWVEDGDRLQPFVDREAISDRDFQEISIEAIDHAVLNVPVGELQAAVDWYCEIFGFQPRQNFNIRTQKSGLSSQVLTHPLGNVQLPVNEPTSANSQIQEFLNYNRGAGIQHIALKSNNILASVAQMRRNGISFLSVPDSYYEQLKAGCDGLISPQEFARIQEQEILVDWKQDEIAIANQNYREIPLLLQTFTKPIFEEPTFFFEVIERRSQARGFGEGNFKALFEAIEREQQKRGTI, via the coding sequence ATGGATATTGGCTACGTACACTTTTACGTCAAGGATGCGGTTTTCTGGCGGCAATGGTTCCAACGCCGGATGGCATGGCGTTGGCTGGATAGTATTGCCAACCAATATACCCATACGGAACTGTTGCACAGCGGTGCGGTGTTCGTTGTCTTTTCCATGCCCAAAACACAGGCAAGTTCGATTTTTCGTTCTTTGCAGCAATTTCCGCCAGGGGTGGCTGATGTGGCGTTTCAGGTGCGAGATTTGGATGCCTTATTGGCAAAGGCGGTGGCAGCGGGTGCTAGATTATTGCAACCCCAGCAAAGCTCTGGCGGTTGGAAATGGGCAAAACTCGCTGGTTGGGGTCGTTTGACCCATACGGTGATGGAAAGGTTGTCTCGGCCGGAAAAATCGGTACAATGGGTGGAGGATGGCGATCGCTTGCAACCGTTTGTCGATCGAGAGGCGATAAGCGATCGCGATTTTCAGGAAATTTCCATTGAAGCCATCGACCATGCGGTGTTAAATGTTCCCGTGGGAGAGTTACAGGCAGCGGTGGATTGGTATTGCGAAATTTTCGGATTTCAACCCCGGCAAAACTTTAACATTCGCACCCAAAAATCGGGATTGTCCAGTCAAGTTTTAACCCATCCCCTGGGAAACGTACAACTGCCGGTCAACGAACCCACCTCGGCAAATTCTCAGATTCAAGAGTTTTTAAATTACAATCGCGGTGCTGGCATCCAGCATATTGCTTTGAAAAGCAACAATATTTTGGCATCGGTTGCCCAAATGCGACGCAACGGGATTTCGTTTTTATCGGTTCCCGATAGCTATTACGAACAATTAAAAGCTGGTTGCGATGGTTTGATTTCCCCGCAGGAATTTGCCCGGATTCAAGAACAAGAAATTTTGGTAGATTGGAAGCAAGATGAAATAGCAATAGCAAATCAAAATTATCGGGAAATTCCTTTGTTGTTGCAGACGTTCACCAAACCCATTTTTGAGGAACCAACGTTCTTTTTTGAAGTTATCGAAAGGCGATCGCAAGCCAGGGGATTTGGAGAAGGGAATTTTAAAGCTTTATTTGAAGCGATCGAGCGGGAACAGCAGAAGCGCGGTACAATTTAG